TCCGGACCAGAAAACCGTCCATGCCGTGCTCGATGATCTCGGCATTCGCGCCGACATCCGAAGCAACGGGAACAACACCGCACGCCATGTACTGGAGTATCTTGAATCCGCATTTGCCGCGGGTGTATTCGGTGTCATGCAGAGGCATGAGCCCAATATGCATGGCCTGCAATTGACGCACCTCCAATTCCGGAGACCAGGCAGACCAAAATGTCACGTCTTTCCCCACTCCCTCGTATCTGGCGTTCGACACCACGGAAAACTGAATGGGGCCGACATGCGGAGTCAACGCCTCCATGGGCTCATCAAGATACGGCAAATTGCCGGACGTCCCCATCCAGCCGACCAGAACCGCATCCCCCTCGTTGCCGCCGGAGCCGCACACATATTTGTCCGTATCCAATCCCGTTGGCAGGATACTGACATTTTTTTGATATTCCAAAGCCTTGTCAGCGAGAAAACGATTCCCGGCTATACACAAATCCGAAGAGGCGCACTGACGACCGAACCGATCGGCAAACTTGGCCGCCCTCCTCCGCTGCTTCATGCCCTGCAAATCATGCGCAGGCAAAGTCCAGACAGCGTCATCGAAATCAAACACCAACTTGCCGCACTTGCGTCTCAGGGCCGACAGTTCCAATGTGGAAAAAAGTTTTTGCTGCACAACATAGACATCAGCCCAGGGGAGACGACTGAAAAAGGGATACCGGCGCACCATGCTCTTGGGAATACGCTTCCAAAAGAAATCAAGTCCCTGCTGTCTGCCGAGATCAACAAAAGGCAGCACCCGAAAACGCACACTGGGCAAGTTGGCTCCGGAAGGAGTCAGAAATCCGATTCGTATAGCCATGATTGTCACCTCGCGGTGTTCGCGAGCATGTTTTCTATCAGATCAACATATGGAGCCACGCCGAAGCTGCCGTTTTCCGGCCAGCAGAAGGGGGCGGCCAAGGGGTGTTCGGCAGCCGACGCAAGAACGCGGGCCAATTCGACTTCATCTCCGGGGTCAGAAAAAATCCACTCTTCGGACAGAAAATGGGCGCTCCCATTGCGCGCGCTGGAAACCACCCGGCACCCGCACGCCAAGGCTTCAAGCACGGCATTGGAACATGCATCGTAATACGTGGCCAAGGCAAAGACATCCGCAGTCCGATAGAACTGCGGCATGTCGTCGACACGGCCCAGAAATTCCACCCGATCCGCAACGCCCAGCCTGCGGGCCAACGTGAGATACTTGTCCGGTTTGCGGCCCCCGGCCACACGCAGCCGAAAATTCTGCGGCAGTCGAGCCAATGCCCGCAGCA
Above is a window of Pseudodesulfovibrio tunisiensis DNA encoding:
- a CDS encoding glycosyltransferase family 4 protein encodes the protein MAIRIGFLTPSGANLPSVRFRVLPFVDLGRQQGLDFFWKRIPKSMVRRYPFFSRLPWADVYVVQQKLFSTLELSALRRKCGKLVFDFDDAVWTLPAHDLQGMKQRRRAAKFADRFGRQCASSDLCIAGNRFLADKALEYQKNVSILPTGLDTDKYVCGSGGNEGDAVLVGWMGTSGNLPYLDEPMEALTPHVGPIQFSVVSNARYEGVGKDVTFWSAWSPELEVRQLQAMHIGLMPLHDTEYTRGKCGFKILQYMACGVVPVASDVGANAEIIEHGMDGFLVRKPEEWAEYVLRLAHDPDLREKMAQAARRKVVAEFDIKALADRLWRVLGV